From the genome of Solidesulfovibrio carbinolicus, one region includes:
- the corA gene encoding magnesium/cobalt transporter CorA, which translates to MLDRFKKRLRQGKGFAPEAKSPFPEQPAFTPYVMVYALGGDGVTIRRYDGLDEGEGEPVLPEGCVSWVRVVGVHDPDLVRAVARRFCLHALLVEDILDTGRRPVIEDYDEHIFILLRLLAYDKAEHRVLAEQVSLAAGEGFVLTFQERETNLWDDVALRLEKGGGKLAKRGQPHLTHALVSAILDEYILTLGQLAEEIEGFEQELLSGSGDNVLARIYHQKREVLFLHRSLWPLREVLGRFVKDEAIASDPASAVLWNDIQQDVYQVLDAVETLREMLSEMVGLSMTKAELRMNAVGQYLTLVATIFLPLNFLVGFYGMNFDNLPFKAEEWGVYALMGLMGLTVLGMTAYFYRKHWLAGASSGEGR; encoded by the coding sequence ATGCTCGACCGGTTCAAGAAACGCCTGCGCCAGGGCAAGGGGTTCGCGCCCGAGGCCAAATCCCCGTTTCCGGAACAGCCGGCCTTTACGCCCTACGTCATGGTCTACGCCCTGGGCGGCGACGGGGTGACCATCCGCCGCTACGACGGCCTGGACGAGGGCGAAGGCGAACCGGTCCTGCCCGAGGGCTGCGTCTCCTGGGTGCGGGTCGTCGGCGTCCACGACCCCGACCTGGTGCGGGCCGTGGCCCGGCGCTTTTGCCTCCACGCCCTGCTGGTCGAGGACATCCTGGACACCGGACGCCGGCCGGTCATCGAGGACTATGACGAGCACATCTTCATCCTGCTGCGCCTTTTGGCCTACGACAAGGCCGAGCATCGGGTCCTGGCCGAGCAGGTGAGTCTGGCCGCCGGCGAGGGCTTTGTCCTCACCTTTCAGGAACGCGAGACCAATCTTTGGGACGACGTGGCCTTGCGCCTGGAAAAAGGCGGCGGCAAACTGGCCAAACGGGGCCAGCCCCATCTGACCCATGCCCTGGTTTCGGCCATCCTCGACGAATACATCCTGACGCTTGGGCAGCTGGCCGAAGAGATCGAGGGGTTCGAGCAGGAACTGTTGTCCGGCTCGGGCGACAACGTCCTGGCCCGCATCTATCACCAGAAGCGCGAGGTGCTGTTCCTGCACCGGTCCTTGTGGCCCTTGCGTGAAGTCCTTGGCCGCTTCGTCAAGGACGAGGCCATCGCTTCCGATCCGGCTTCGGCGGTCCTGTGGAACGACATCCAGCAGGACGTCTACCAGGTCCTCGACGCCGTGGAGACCTTGCGCGAGATGCTCTCGGAGATGGTGGGGCTGTCCATGACCAAGGCCGAGCTGCGCATGAACGCCGTGGGCCAGTATCTGACCCTGGTGGCCACGATCTTTTTGCCGCTTAACTTCCTGGTCGGCTTTTACGGCATGAACTTCGACAACCTGCCGTTTAAGGCCGAGGAATGGGGCGTTTACGCCCTGATGGGGCTGATGGGCCTGACCGTGCTCGGCATGACGGCCTATTTCTACCGCAAGCACTGGCTGGCCGGGGCCTCGTCGGGGGAGGGCCGTTAG
- the cmk gene encoding (d)CMP kinase, which produces MNTADHAAARRIITIDGPAGAGKTSVSRRAAGALGLPYLDTGAMFRALALRLGPGGHELPERAIEGALGAMAFDLAGCGADTQLLIDGAPLPEAARTETVGAMASKLAALPVVRAGLRAVQQSLGRRADLLAEGRDMGTAVFPQAACKIFLDAAAEVRAARRVRQLEALGAPADYGEILAAIEARDHQDRTRAESPLAAAADAVVIDTSGLTEDEVLAAVTAAARAVAP; this is translated from the coding sequence ATGAACACAGCCGACCACGCCGCCGCGCGGCGCATCATCACCATCGACGGCCCGGCCGGGGCCGGCAAGACCAGCGTGTCGCGCCGGGCGGCCGGAGCCCTGGGCCTGCCCTATCTCGACACCGGGGCCATGTTCCGGGCCCTGGCCCTGCGCCTGGGGCCGGGCGGCCACGAACTGCCGGAGCGCGCCATCGAAGGGGCCCTTGGGGCCATGGCCTTTGACCTGGCCGGCTGCGGAGCCGACACGCAACTGCTTATCGATGGCGCGCCCCTGCCCGAGGCCGCCCGCACCGAGACCGTGGGGGCCATGGCCTCCAAGCTGGCCGCCCTGCCCGTGGTGCGCGCCGGCCTGCGGGCCGTGCAACAGTCCCTGGGCCGCCGCGCCGACCTTTTGGCCGAAGGCCGGGACATGGGCACGGCCGTGTTTCCCCAGGCGGCCTGCAAGATTTTCCTGGACGCCGCCGCCGAGGTCCGGGCCGCCCGCCGGGTGCGCCAGCTCGAAGCCCTGGGCGCTCCGGCCGACTATGGGGAAATCCTGGCCGCCATCGAAGCCCGCGACCATCAGGACCGCACCCGGGCCGAGTCGCCCCTGGCCGCCGCCGCCGACGCCGTGGTCATCGACACCTCCGGCCTGACGGAAGACGAGGTTCTGGCCGCCGTGACCGCCGCCGCCCGGGCCGTCGCGCCGTAA
- the thpR gene encoding RNA 2',3'-cyclic phosphodiesterase gives MARLFVGIGLPEAHQAVVAGLVARLRPLALGPATWTRPDNAHLTLKFLGETDAARLPDITLALGGVAFAPFPLVVAGGGFFPSPARPRVVWAGLAEGAGPCRALAAAVDATLARIGFAAEARPFAAHLTLGRLRDPSRGGDVRGMLAVLGETVWPPAMVEALTLYESTLGPQGPRYVALARFPGQS, from the coding sequence ATGGCCCGGCTTTTTGTCGGCATCGGTTTGCCTGAAGCCCATCAGGCCGTTGTTGCCGGACTCGTCGCCCGCCTGCGGCCGCTGGCCTTGGGGCCGGCCACTTGGACCCGGCCGGACAATGCCCATCTGACGCTCAAGTTCCTGGGCGAGACCGATGCCGCCCGGCTGCCGGACATCACCCTGGCCCTGGGCGGCGTCGCCTTTGCGCCGTTTCCCCTGGTGGTGGCTGGCGGCGGTTTTTTCCCGTCCCCGGCCCGGCCACGGGTGGTCTGGGCCGGGCTGGCCGAAGGGGCCGGCCCTTGCCGGGCCCTGGCCGCCGCCGTGGACGCGACCCTGGCCCGGATCGGCTTTGCCGCCGAGGCCCGGCCTTTTGCCGCCCATCTGACCCTGGGGCGGCTGCGCGACCCTTCGCGCGGGGGCGATGTCCGGGGCATGCTGGCCGTGCTGGGCGAAACCGTCTGGCCGCCGGCGATGGTGGAGGCGTTGACGCTCTACGAATCGACCCTTGGTCCCCAGGGGCCGCGCTATGTCGCGTTGGCCCGCTTTCCCGGCCAATCCTGA
- the hisC gene encoding histidinol-phosphate transaminase: protein MQPSDRVREEVRGFTPYAPGLSMEEIKEKYGLSRVIKLASNENPLGASPLVKRVLARKADTVFRYPRAGNPALTAALAARHGVPRQCVVAGNGSDEIIDLLVRVTCRPGRDNVVAFDPCFSIYVQQTRLCGVTLRQARLGDDFAFDLDALAAACDDDTALVFLTNPDNPSGYAVPADDVLALSRAIPKRALLVVDEAYAEFAEPEAVYSTMARFNETDNVVVLRTFSKLYGLAGLRLGFGVLPPDIANYLLRVRLPFSVNLLAEAAGLAALEDVDFVAASLEAVGRGRALLAEKLAALGCKVFPSQANFLMFTPPLPAADVFEGLLKRGIIARALRSYGLPHMLRVSIGNDEENEAFLAAMKDIVGSGF, encoded by the coding sequence ATGCAGCCCAGCGACCGGGTCCGGGAAGAAGTGCGCGGTTTCACGCCCTACGCCCCCGGCCTTTCCATGGAAGAGATCAAGGAAAAATACGGCCTGTCCCGGGTCATCAAGCTGGCCAGCAACGAAAACCCGCTGGGCGCTTCGCCCCTGGTCAAGCGGGTGCTGGCCCGCAAGGCCGACACCGTCTTTCGCTACCCCCGGGCCGGCAATCCGGCCTTGACCGCCGCCCTGGCCGCCCGCCACGGCGTGCCGCGCCAGTGCGTCGTGGCCGGCAACGGGTCGGATGAGATCATCGACCTGCTCGTGCGCGTCACCTGCCGCCCGGGCCGGGACAACGTGGTGGCGTTTGATCCGTGCTTTTCCATCTACGTCCAGCAGACGCGGCTTTGCGGCGTGACCCTGCGCCAGGCTAGGCTCGGCGACGATTTCGCCTTTGACCTGGACGCCCTGGCCGCAGCCTGCGACGACGACACCGCCCTGGTGTTTTTGACCAACCCCGACAACCCCTCGGGCTACGCCGTGCCGGCCGACGACGTCCTGGCCCTATCCCGGGCCATCCCCAAACGGGCGCTTCTCGTGGTGGACGAGGCCTACGCCGAATTCGCCGAGCCCGAGGCCGTCTATTCCACCATGGCCCGGTTTAACGAGACCGACAACGTGGTGGTGCTGCGCACCTTTTCCAAGCTCTACGGCCTGGCCGGCCTGCGCCTGGGCTTTGGCGTGCTGCCGCCGGACATCGCCAACTATCTGCTGCGGGTGCGTCTGCCCTTTAGCGTCAACCTCCTGGCCGAGGCCGCCGGCCTGGCCGCCCTGGAAGACGTGGATTTCGTGGCCGCGAGCCTGGAGGCCGTGGGCCGGGGCCGGGCGCTTTTGGCCGAAAAGCTGGCCGCCCTGGGCTGCAAGGTGTTCCCATCCCAGGCCAATTTCCTCATGTTCACGCCGCCGCTGCCGGCCGCCGACGTCTTCGAGGGGCTGCTCAAACGCGGCATCATCGCCCGGGCGCTGAGAAGCTACGGCCTGCCCCACATGCTGCGCGTCAGCATCGGCAACGACGAGGAAAACGAGGCCTTCCTGGCGGCCATGAAAGACATTGTCGGCAGCGGCTTCTAG
- a CDS encoding MBOAT family O-acyltransferase codes for MFYFLPIVLALYFASVRWPHLRNWVLLAASLFFYTWGEGEYVVVMLLSIVANYLFGIWIYKAHERSNAKVEMGVAIAFNLLLLIIFKYTNFLVANMNLVLGGIGLPTMTVGQVHLPIGISFFTFHCISYLMDIYRRQTPPQMSLPCTALYISLFPQLVAGPIIRYKDIAAQLLHRTVGIERFSKGINRFIIGLGKKVLIANVVALPADKIFAIPAEHLTTPVAWLGIVCYTLQIYFDFSGYSDMAIGLGHMFGFKFMENFNYPYISKSIQEFWRRWHISLSTWFRDYLYIPLGGNRDGQAKMYRNLVAIFFLCGLWHGASWNFVIWGLFHGFFSVLERFPLGKRLTQGNAVIAHAYTMVVVMVAWVFFRAETLPQALSFIQAMAGFAQGSGVVWHLGLFLNPKVVIVLCLAVIGVTPIVPWVLRWREERLAARPAGAAVNLGLEALASLIVLPAVFVLCAMSLASGTHNPFIYFQF; via the coding sequence TTGTTCTATTTCCTGCCCATCGTCTTGGCCCTGTATTTTGCCAGCGTACGGTGGCCGCATCTGCGCAACTGGGTGCTTTTGGCAGCCAGCCTGTTTTTCTACACCTGGGGCGAGGGCGAATACGTCGTCGTCATGCTGCTGTCCATCGTGGCCAACTACCTGTTTGGCATCTGGATCTACAAGGCCCACGAGCGCAGCAACGCCAAGGTGGAGATGGGCGTGGCCATCGCGTTCAATCTGCTGTTGCTCATCATTTTCAAATATACGAATTTCCTCGTCGCCAACATGAATCTGGTGCTTGGCGGCATCGGGCTGCCGACCATGACGGTGGGGCAGGTGCATCTGCCCATCGGCATCTCCTTTTTCACCTTCCACTGCATTTCCTACCTCATGGACATCTACCGCCGGCAGACGCCGCCCCAGATGTCGCTGCCGTGCACGGCCCTGTACATCTCGCTTTTCCCGCAGCTCGTGGCCGGCCCCATCATCCGCTACAAGGACATCGCGGCCCAGCTGCTGCACCGCACCGTGGGCATCGAACGCTTCTCCAAGGGCATCAACCGCTTCATTATCGGCCTTGGCAAGAAAGTGCTCATCGCCAATGTGGTGGCCCTGCCGGCGGACAAGATTTTCGCCATCCCGGCCGAGCATCTGACCACACCCGTGGCCTGGCTTGGCATCGTGTGCTACACCTTGCAGATCTATTTCGACTTTTCGGGATATTCGGACATGGCCATCGGCCTTGGCCACATGTTCGGCTTCAAATTCATGGAGAACTTCAACTACCCCTACATCTCCAAGTCGATCCAGGAATTCTGGCGTCGCTGGCATATCTCGCTGTCCACCTGGTTTCGCGACTACCTGTACATTCCGCTGGGCGGCAACCGGGACGGCCAGGCCAAGATGTACCGCAATCTGGTGGCCATCTTCTTTCTGTGCGGCCTGTGGCACGGGGCCAGCTGGAATTTCGTCATCTGGGGCCTTTTTCACGGCTTTTTCTCGGTGCTGGAGCGCTTCCCCCTGGGCAAGCGCCTGACCCAGGGCAACGCGGTCATCGCCCATGCCTACACCATGGTTGTGGTCATGGTGGCCTGGGTGTTCTTCCGGGCCGAAACCCTGCCTCAGGCCCTGTCTTTCATCCAGGCCATGGCTGGTTTTGCCCAAGGATCGGGCGTCGTGTGGCACCTGGGGCTGTTCCTCAACCCCAAGGTGGTCATCGTGTTGTGTCTGGCCGTGATCGGCGTCACGCCCATCGTGCCCTGGGTGTTGCGGTGGCGGGAGGAGCGCCTGGCGGCGCGGCCGGCCGGAGCGGCGGTCAACCTGGGCCTGGAGGCCCTGGCCAGCCTGATCGTGTTGCCGGCGGTGTTTGTGCTGTGCGCCATGTCCCTGGCCAGCGGCACCCACAACCCGTTCATCTACTTCCAGTTCTAA
- a CDS encoding diguanylate cyclase has protein sequence MTQRKILPQGLRGLRSLHILVAEDDRFAREQLSLLLSRFAGRVTTAADGMEGLDAFKYDRPDIVITDINMPRLSGLDMAQAIKAMDPSVPVILVTAHSDAQFFLRSIDIGIDGYVIKPLDADSLLTLLAKQAAVLLEARAAEARAGMFRFILDINPNFILTLGGESLDYVNRTFLDFLGATDLAALRGGRHAGRVLELDGRAFDPADLAWTKLLDQREGRTHQAVFAPPPASGERERTFLVSAVGFPELDRTIITFTDITPLAEERRILRIRAATDALTGIANRAGLAEALEREFHRSQRHGVSLSIIIFDIDHFKNVNDVYGHPAGDAVLAELTRLVATHVRDHDTFGRYGGEEFLIIAPGTDVAEAAKLAERLRGDVARHGFPAVGSLTCSFGVAVAGPDDTPDSLVARADTALYDAKQSGRDRVVAR, from the coding sequence ATGACCCAACGCAAGATTTTGCCTCAGGGCCTTCGCGGCCTGCGTTCCCTGCACATCCTCGTGGCGGAGGACGACCGGTTCGCCCGGGAGCAGCTGAGCCTTTTGCTGTCGCGCTTCGCCGGCCGCGTCACCACCGCCGCCGACGGCATGGAGGGCCTTGACGCCTTCAAATACGACCGCCCCGACATCGTCATCACCGACATCAACATGCCCCGGCTTTCCGGCCTGGACATGGCCCAGGCCATCAAGGCCATGGACCCGTCCGTGCCCGTCATCCTGGTCACGGCCCACAGCGACGCCCAATTCTTCCTGCGCTCCATCGATATCGGCATCGACGGCTACGTGATCAAACCCCTGGACGCCGACAGTCTGCTCACCCTGCTCGCCAAACAGGCCGCCGTCCTGCTCGAAGCCCGGGCCGCCGAGGCCCGGGCCGGCATGTTCCGCTTCATCCTGGACATCAACCCCAACTTCATCCTGACCCTTGGCGGCGAAAGCCTGGACTACGTCAACCGCACCTTCCTCGATTTCCTGGGCGCGACCGACCTGGCCGCCCTGCGCGGCGGCCGCCACGCCGGGCGCGTGCTGGAACTCGACGGCCGGGCCTTTGATCCGGCCGATCTGGCCTGGACCAAGCTCCTGGACCAGCGCGAAGGCCGCACCCACCAGGCCGTCTTCGCCCCGCCCCCGGCCAGCGGAGAGCGCGAACGCACGTTTCTGGTCTCGGCCGTGGGCTTCCCCGAACTCGACCGCACCATCATCACCTTCACCGACATCACGCCCCTGGCCGAGGAACGGCGCATCCTGCGCATCCGGGCGGCCACCGACGCGCTGACCGGCATCGCCAACCGGGCCGGCCTGGCCGAGGCCCTGGAGCGGGAATTCCACCGCAGCCAGCGCCACGGCGTGTCCTTAAGCATCATCATCTTCGACATCGACCACTTTAAAAACGTCAACGACGTCTACGGCCACCCGGCCGGCGACGCCGTGCTGGCCGAGCTGACCCGGCTTGTGGCGACCCACGTGCGCGACCACGACACCTTCGGCCGCTACGGCGGCGAGGAATTCCTCATCATCGCCCCAGGAACCGACGTCGCCGAAGCGGCCAAGCTGGCCGAGCGCCTACGCGGCGACGTGGCCCGCCATGGCTTTCCGGCCGTGGGGAGCCTGACCTGCAGCTTCGGCGTCGCCGTCGCCGGCCCGGACGACACGCCCGACAGCCTCGTCGCCCGGGCCGACACGGCCCTGTACGACGCCAAACAAAGCGGCCGCGACCGCGTCGTGGCACGCTAA
- a CDS encoding methyl-accepting chemotaxis protein — translation MRSIKFKIMLQLVLVISIPTTIVLGIIFNTIYDDTVALHVASIRKEIGQLENAMSIFMEQSKQNVTFLAGDPLLPQSDATLTSYAATTVKTKSVPRPDDRLGQDITALFARVQATHPAYVEVFFGSADGGFVSSVAGEMPAGYDPRKRPWYQEAMQTPDRTIISKAYMSTTGEAVVSVTKVVSDKGKLVGAVGVDISLGVLTKIVKDIRIAKTGYVVFVQGDGVVISDPSDDKRNFKKLAEIGVPAMEKAFAAPDGHQLLDMGGKRFLVQTSTAPGLGWKFLTFVEYEELVGPMKSLMWKSAAGFVLILAIICGLLLFFLNSAIFRALGRMIGHLKEIAQGNYATRLTVTRRDEVGQVYEALNQTSATLSANMAEIQAKTAEAEQKARQAEEAAKRAEDATARAEAARVEGMLHAAESLKGVVGIVSAASAELSAQIGESTSGAEHQSGRINETATAVEEMTASVLEIARNAEITARLAEQSKTAASDGGRKMEQVKADVHGISTGFQEVYDSVSDLSRKADGIGSIAQTIEDIADQTNLLALNAAIEAARAGDAGRGFAVVADEVRKLAEKTMTATKEVGEAVAGIQRGVGGTLSGMDKARQITEQSLGRADEAAKALAAMLDQFAQSSDQVRAIATAAEEQSSATEEINRHIEEINGIASETVGAMREAARAVAELAEQAVVLKELIDSLESQSAAARQLPA, via the coding sequence ATGCGGTCCATAAAATTCAAGATTATGTTGCAGCTGGTTCTGGTCATTTCCATCCCCACAACCATTGTGTTGGGAATCATTTTCAATACGATCTATGACGACACGGTGGCCCTGCACGTCGCGTCCATTCGCAAGGAGATCGGGCAGCTGGAAAACGCCATGAGCATTTTCATGGAGCAGTCCAAGCAAAACGTGACGTTCCTGGCCGGCGACCCCTTGCTGCCGCAATCCGACGCCACGCTGACCTCCTACGCCGCCACCACGGTCAAGACCAAATCCGTGCCCCGGCCCGACGACCGCCTGGGCCAGGACATCACGGCCCTTTTCGCCCGGGTCCAGGCCACCCATCCGGCCTATGTGGAAGTGTTTTTCGGTTCCGCCGACGGCGGCTTCGTTTCCAGCGTGGCCGGCGAGATGCCGGCCGGCTACGATCCGCGCAAGCGGCCCTGGTATCAGGAGGCCATGCAGACGCCGGATCGGACCATTATTTCCAAGGCCTACATGTCCACCACCGGCGAGGCCGTGGTCAGCGTCACCAAGGTGGTTTCGGACAAGGGCAAGCTCGTCGGGGCCGTGGGCGTCGACATCTCCCTTGGGGTGCTGACCAAGATCGTCAAGGACATCCGCATCGCCAAAACCGGCTACGTGGTCTTTGTCCAGGGCGACGGCGTGGTCATTTCCGACCCCAGCGACGATAAGCGCAATTTCAAGAAGCTCGCTGAGATCGGCGTGCCGGCCATGGAAAAAGCCTTTGCCGCGCCCGACGGCCACCAGCTCCTCGACATGGGCGGCAAGCGCTTTCTGGTCCAGACGTCCACGGCCCCGGGCCTTGGCTGGAAGTTTTTGACTTTCGTGGAGTACGAGGAACTCGTCGGCCCCATGAAGAGCCTCATGTGGAAGTCGGCAGCGGGTTTCGTCCTGATCCTGGCGATCATCTGCGGCCTGCTGCTCTTTTTCCTCAACAGCGCCATCTTCCGGGCGCTGGGGCGCATGATCGGCCATCTCAAGGAAATCGCCCAGGGCAATTACGCGACCCGGCTCACGGTGACCCGGCGCGACGAGGTGGGCCAGGTCTACGAGGCCCTTAACCAGACCTCGGCCACCCTCTCGGCCAACATGGCCGAGATTCAGGCCAAGACCGCCGAGGCCGAGCAAAAAGCCCGGCAAGCCGAGGAAGCCGCCAAGCGGGCCGAGGACGCCACGGCCCGGGCCGAAGCCGCCCGGGTGGAAGGCATGCTGCACGCCGCCGAGAGCCTCAAGGGCGTGGTCGGCATCGTGTCCGCCGCCTCGGCCGAGCTGTCGGCCCAGATCGGCGAATCGACCTCCGGGGCCGAGCACCAGTCCGGGCGCATCAACGAAACGGCCACGGCCGTGGAGGAAATGACCGCTTCGGTGCTGGAGATCGCCCGCAACGCCGAAATCACGGCCCGACTGGCCGAACAGTCCAAGACGGCGGCCTCGGATGGCGGCCGGAAGATGGAGCAGGTCAAGGCCGACGTCCACGGCATCAGCACGGGCTTTCAGGAAGTCTACGATTCGGTGTCGGATTTGAGCCGCAAGGCCGACGGCATCGGCTCCATCGCCCAGACCATCGAGGACATCGCCGACCAGACCAACCTCCTGGCCCTTAACGCCGCCATCGAGGCGGCCCGGGCCGGCGACGCCGGACGCGGCTTTGCCGTGGTGGCCGACGAGGTGCGAAAGCTGGCCGAAAAGACCATGACCGCCACCAAGGAAGTGGGCGAGGCCGTGGCCGGCATCCAGCGGGGCGTGGGCGGCACGCTTTCGGGCATGGACAAGGCGCGCCAGATCACCGAGCAGTCCCTTGGCCGGGCCGACGAGGCGGCCAAGGCCCTGGCCGCCATGCTCGACCAGTTCGCCCAGTCCTCGGACCAGGTGCGGGCCATCGCCACGGCGGCCGAAGAGCAGTCCTCGGCCACCGAGGAGATCAACCGGCACATCGAGGAAATAAACGGCATCGCTTCCGAAACGGTGGGGGCCATGCGCGAGGCGGCCCGGGCCGTGGCCGAGCTGGCCGAACAGGCCGTGGTGCTTAAGGAACTCATCGATTCCCTGGAGTCCCAAAGTGCGGCGGCCCGGCAACTGCCGGCCTAG
- a CDS encoding alginate O-acetyltransferase AlgX-related protein — MTTAQISSRWRKATATATALIFLVFITLPALDGVFHIAPPVDLMENDPTPLPEISFSELFKAFNVLQRGFLDKTYGFRKNLVRLQNLLDLDILQASSHYHTVIRGKDNWLFLAQENPELNVVEDYRASRLYSPGDLARWVDVYRGRQDWLAARGIHYLLVVAPNKHTVYPEHLPAQFNKTSPRDRTDQLVDALASAGVNILDLRPAMRTVKEKALAYYRTDTHWTTYGAFAGYIEIMLRLARWRPEFAPTIRGDYEINITPGLTGGLASMLALSDRFPEERVTFVSKTPRKAVEVPNPQVPKALFQPTVTMSTGDPSLPSAVVFRDSFAHELMPFLSEHFRQAVYVWPYPSTPREMRVFDKAVVEAEKPDLVIDEFVERYFTEFPPSPKLPPAE, encoded by the coding sequence ATGACAACGGCCCAGATTTCAAGCCGCTGGCGCAAGGCCACGGCCACGGCGACGGCGCTCATTTTTCTTGTGTTCATTACCCTGCCGGCCCTGGACGGCGTTTTTCATATCGCCCCGCCGGTGGATCTCATGGAAAACGACCCGACCCCGCTGCCGGAAATTTCCTTCTCCGAGCTCTTTAAGGCCTTCAACGTGCTGCAGCGGGGATTTCTGGACAAGACCTACGGGTTTCGCAAGAACCTCGTGCGCCTGCAAAATCTCCTCGATCTGGACATCCTGCAAGCGAGTTCCCATTACCACACCGTGATCCGGGGCAAGGACAACTGGCTTTTCCTGGCCCAGGAGAATCCCGAACTCAACGTGGTGGAAGACTACCGGGCCAGCCGGCTGTACAGCCCGGGCGACCTGGCCCGCTGGGTGGACGTCTACCGCGGGCGCCAGGACTGGCTGGCCGCCCGGGGCATCCACTATCTGCTGGTGGTGGCGCCCAACAAGCACACGGTCTATCCCGAGCATCTGCCGGCCCAGTTTAATAAGACAAGCCCCCGGGATCGCACCGACCAGCTCGTGGACGCCCTGGCGTCGGCCGGCGTCAATATCCTGGATCTGCGACCGGCCATGCGCACGGTCAAGGAAAAGGCCCTGGCCTACTACCGCACCGACACCCACTGGACGACCTACGGCGCGTTCGCCGGCTATATCGAGATCATGCTGCGTCTGGCCCGGTGGCGGCCGGAATTCGCGCCCACCATCCGGGGCGATTACGAGATCAACATCACCCCGGGCCTGACCGGCGGTCTGGCCAGCATGCTGGCCTTAAGCGACCGTTTCCCAGAGGAGCGGGTGACCTTTGTATCCAAAACCCCGCGCAAAGCCGTGGAAGTGCCCAATCCCCAGGTTCCCAAGGCGCTTTTCCAGCCCACGGTGACCATGAGCACCGGCGACCCCTCGCTGCCTTCGGCCGTGGTCTTTCGCGACTCGTTCGCCCACGAGCTCATGCCTTTTCTGTCCGAGCACTTCCGCCAGGCGGTCTACGTCTGGCCCTACCCTTCCACGCCGCGCGAGATGCGGGTCTTTGACAAGGCCGTGGTTGAGGCCGAAAAGCCCGACCTCGTCATCGACGAATTCGTGGAGCGCTACTTCACGGAGTTTCCGCCCTCGCCGAAGCTGCCGCCGGCCGAATAA
- a CDS encoding methyltransferase domain-containing protein: MSSQNRQPTIDDIRRLLAELEPASIWRPVLGPDGTRIAAAGDGREIPELDAYIGNLDLNGKTVADLGCNLGYFAFLAKRRGARKTLGLDIDPDVIRVASAIARLHDAPDVAFTACDFLRVVPETPCDLAMLIDFIGRQIIAKGRVKAVVAAARNWASREIFFTLRPVYALDDLPVSRETLESLYPGFVHDDAFYLAEFVAHELGPRWSLACLPNGSFAVSPTQRRFKAALLFTKIPD; encoded by the coding sequence ATGTCCTCCCAAAATCGCCAGCCGACCATCGACGACATCCGCCGCCTGCTTGCCGAACTCGAGCCCGCCAGCATCTGGCGGCCCGTGCTGGGACCCGATGGAACACGCATCGCCGCCGCCGGCGACGGCCGCGAAATTCCCGAACTCGACGCCTACATCGGCAACCTCGACCTGAACGGCAAAACCGTGGCCGACCTCGGCTGCAATCTCGGCTACTTCGCCTTCCTGGCCAAACGCCGGGGCGCACGCAAAACCTTGGGCCTGGACATCGACCCCGACGTCATCCGGGTGGCCAGCGCCATCGCCAGGCTCCACGACGCCCCGGACGTCGCGTTTACGGCCTGCGATTTCCTGCGCGTCGTCCCCGAGACCCCCTGCGATCTGGCCATGCTCATCGACTTCATCGGCCGCCAGATCATCGCCAAAGGCCGGGTCAAGGCCGTGGTCGCCGCCGCCAGGAACTGGGCCAGCCGCGAGATCTTTTTCACCCTGCGCCCGGTCTACGCCCTGGACGATCTCCCCGTTTCCCGGGAAACCCTCGAAAGCCTCTACCCCGGCTTCGTCCATGACGACGCCTTCTATCTGGCCGAATTCGTGGCCCACGAACTCGGGCCCCGGTGGTCCCTCGCCTGCCTGCCAAACGGCTCCTTCGCCGTCTCGCCCACCCAGCGCCGCTTCAAGGCCGCTTTGCTGTTCACCAAAATTCCCGACTGA
- a CDS encoding universal stress protein yields MASVNTIVCAVDFSEGSPRVAEYAATLAKATGARLVCVYIAPSLAEYVGFNVPQAALDSFVGDVVSSAGQTMDAFVAEHFAGLPAKGLVLAGYPAEEILAAAEEQQADLIVMGTHGRTGIDRIIFGSVAEKVVKSARCPVLTVKPREEA; encoded by the coding sequence ATGGCCAGCGTCAACACTATCGTGTGCGCCGTGGATTTCTCTGAAGGCTCCCCCAGGGTGGCTGAATATGCCGCCACCCTGGCCAAGGCCACCGGTGCAAGGCTCGTGTGCGTCTACATTGCCCCGTCCCTGGCCGAATACGTCGGCTTCAACGTGCCCCAGGCGGCCCTGGACAGCTTCGTCGGCGACGTCGTCTCCTCGGCCGGGCAGACCATGGACGCCTTCGTGGCCGAGCATTTCGCCGGCCTGCCGGCCAAGGGCCTGGTCCTGGCCGGTTATCCGGCCGAGGAAATCCTGGCCGCCGCCGAGGAGCAGCAGGCCGATCTCATCGTCATGGGCACCCACGGCCGCACCGGCATCGACCGCATCATCTTCGGCTCCGTGGCCGAGAAGGTGGTCAAGTCGGCCCGCTGCCCGGTGCTGACCGTCAAGCCCCGCGAGGAAGCCTAA